In Sphingomonas sp. SUN019, one genomic interval encodes:
- a CDS encoding lipopolysaccharide biosynthesis protein, producing MHGFMTPAEIREEARPSAAVRVRGLWKRYKWFALVVLLPTLIVAGYLYAMASDQFESEAHYLVRSQGGDKGSAAGGIGAALGFAGAASGSQGEAMSVSDYLTSHDAVAALRKRMDLVAIFRRPEADLLSRLTEADPTPEALLKYYRKQVVVDFDSETGITTLTARAFRRDDAYKLAGTLLALGEQRVNEMNLRGFADAVALSRRQLDEAERKIASVQSRMTQFRQSGRDVDPAGTAQAQIGVVSRLTQELSAARAQLATTSSFLGESSPQVQALRRQVRSLESQLGSQNARLAGGGNAIAAGLGAFEQLKVEQELLAKQYEAASTSFEQARQQAVRQQLYVVRVVDANRPVKSTYPKRALITLTVFFGLLVTFAIGWLIAAGVREHAV from the coding sequence GTGCACGGTTTCATGACGCCCGCCGAGATTCGCGAAGAGGCTCGGCCGAGCGCAGCGGTTCGGGTTCGCGGACTGTGGAAGCGGTACAAATGGTTCGCGTTGGTCGTTCTCCTGCCGACATTGATCGTGGCCGGTTATCTCTACGCGATGGCGTCGGACCAGTTTGAATCCGAGGCGCATTATCTTGTCCGGTCTCAGGGCGGGGACAAGGGGTCGGCGGCGGGCGGCATCGGTGCGGCGCTGGGCTTTGCCGGGGCGGCAAGCGGCTCGCAGGGCGAGGCGATGAGCGTTTCCGATTATCTGACATCGCACGATGCGGTGGCGGCGTTGCGCAAGCGGATGGATCTGGTCGCGATTTTCCGGCGTCCCGAAGCCGATCTGCTCAGCCGCCTGACGGAGGCGGACCCGACACCGGAAGCGCTGCTGAAATATTATCGCAAGCAGGTGGTGGTCGATTTCGACAGCGAAACGGGCATCACCACGCTGACCGCGCGGGCGTTTCGTCGTGACGACGCGTACAAGCTGGCCGGCACCTTGTTGGCGCTGGGCGAGCAACGGGTGAACGAGATGAACCTGCGCGGTTTCGCCGATGCGGTCGCGCTGTCGCGGCGGCAGTTGGATGAAGCAGAGCGCAAGATCGCCAGCGTCCAGTCGCGCATGACGCAATTTCGTCAGTCCGGGCGCGACGTCGATCCGGCCGGAACCGCGCAGGCGCAGATCGGCGTGGTGTCGCGGCTGACGCAGGAACTGTCCGCAGCGCGCGCGCAGCTGGCGACGACCTCCAGCTTCCTGGGCGAAAGCAGCCCGCAGGTGCAGGCGCTGCGTCGGCAGGTCCGCAGCCTTGAATCGCAGCTGGGGTCGCAGAACGCGCGGCTGGCGGGCGGCGGCAACGCCATCGCCGCCGGGTTGGGCGCGTTCGAACAGCTGAAAGTGGAGCAGGAACTGCTGGCCAAGCAATATGAGGCCGCCAGCACGTCGTTCGAGCAGGCCAGGCAGCAGGCGGTGCGCCAGCAATTGTACGTGGTGCGCGTCGTGGATGCGAACCGCCCGGTCAAGTCGACCTATCCGAAGCGCGCGCTGATCACGTTGACGGTGTTCTTCGGGTTGCTGGTGACCTTTGCGATCGGCTGGCTGATCGCGGCGGGCGTGCGCGAACACGCGGTCTGA
- a CDS encoding beta-3-deoxy-D-manno-oct-2-ulosonic acid transferase, which produces MTADPPFLRSPPFPWVDAATAAVSTPGRSRVADPDTLLAAIAAARVGGAFWRNCPAAPAEAMRDRIVAAVEAASYRNPFTGATIDPLSAVAILADWRRMIDANRGIAAAVGIAAWKRPAMAQFLWDGAASPLFLDADDAIARAGASGGAVVYWPSRVGSDFHANASAARVATWQVEDGFVRSAGLGAECHPPMSVIVDATGGAYFDPAAPSLIENILATHDFDAALLVRAARLRERIVAARIGKYGVDRGPAAALPAGRRIVVAIGQVADDLSVLYGGGAGGMDTFLRRVRAEEPDAHIVYRPHPDVVAGLRRGASEGLSSVDQVATGGSLLSLIERADAVHVLSSLTGFEALLRGVPVVVHGTPFYAGWGLTRDLVPAPARRGRALSIDALTAGALILAPRYRDPVTELPCPPEVLVERLANGAAAPMTLLSGFRRALGHTMALGRRRA; this is translated from the coding sequence ATGACCGCCGACCCGCCGTTCCTTCGTTCGCCGCCGTTTCCGTGGGTCGACGCCGCGACCGCCGCGGTGTCGACGCCGGGCCGGTCGCGGGTCGCAGATCCGGACACGTTGCTGGCGGCGATCGCGGCCGCGCGGGTCGGCGGCGCGTTCTGGCGCAATTGCCCCGCGGCCCCCGCTGAAGCGATGCGCGATCGTATCGTGGCGGCGGTCGAGGCGGCCAGCTACCGCAATCCTTTCACCGGCGCGACGATCGATCCGCTGTCCGCGGTGGCAATCCTGGCTGACTGGCGGCGGATGATCGACGCCAATCGCGGCATCGCGGCGGCGGTCGGCATCGCGGCGTGGAAGCGGCCGGCGATGGCGCAATTCCTGTGGGACGGCGCGGCGAGCCCATTGTTCCTGGACGCCGACGATGCGATCGCGCGTGCGGGCGCGAGCGGAGGGGCAGTCGTCTATTGGCCGTCGCGCGTCGGGAGCGATTTTCACGCGAACGCCAGCGCCGCGCGGGTCGCAACGTGGCAGGTCGAGGACGGCTTCGTGCGATCCGCCGGGCTGGGCGCGGAATGCCATCCGCCGATGTCGGTGATCGTCGACGCAACCGGTGGCGCGTATTTCGATCCCGCCGCGCCCAGCCTGATCGAAAACATCCTGGCGACGCACGATTTCGACGCGGCGCTGCTGGTGCGTGCGGCGCGCCTGCGAGAGCGGATCGTGGCGGCGCGGATCGGCAAGTACGGCGTCGATCGCGGTCCGGCGGCGGCGTTACCGGCCGGGCGGCGCATCGTGGTCGCGATCGGACAGGTGGCGGACGACCTGTCGGTGCTGTACGGCGGCGGGGCGGGAGGGATGGACACGTTTCTGCGGCGCGTGCGGGCCGAGGAGCCCGACGCGCACATCGTCTATCGTCCGCACCCGGACGTCGTCGCGGGGCTGCGGCGCGGGGCGTCCGAAGGCCTATCGTCGGTCGATCAAGTCGCGACCGGGGGATCGCTGCTGTCGTTGATCGAACGCGCGGACGCCGTTCACGTATTGTCGTCGCTCACCGGGTTCGAGGCGTTGCTGCGCGGCGTCCCGGTGGTCGTGCACGGGACGCCATTCTATGCCGGATGGGGGCTGACGCGCGACCTGGTCCCGGCGCCGGCGCGGCGCGGCCGGGCGTTGTCGATCGATGCGCTGACGGCTGGCGCGTTGATCCTGGCACCGCGATACCGCGATCCGGTGACCGAACTGCCGTGTCCGCCCGAAGTTTTGGTCGAGCGGCTGGCGAACGGCGCGGCCGCGCCGATGACGTTGTTGAGCGGGTTTCGCCGCGCGCTGGGTCACACGATGGCATTGGGGCGACGCCGCGCATGA